A section of the Phormidium ambiguum IAM M-71 genome encodes:
- a CDS encoding nucleoside deaminase translates to MSPEELMRVALAEAKQGDAPYGAAIVKDGEIAIAAHNTVKRDRDPSAHAEINAIRLLAKKLNSTSLEGYTLYTTCEPCPMCATACVWAGISEIVIGASIEDLIDLGVSQINLSCEEIIAKSFRNIKVTKGLLKSDCLSLFK, encoded by the coding sequence ATGAGTCCAGAAGAGTTGATGAGAGTAGCTTTAGCAGAAGCCAAACAAGGCGACGCGCCTTATGGTGCAGCGATCGTCAAGGATGGAGAAATTGCGATCGCAGCCCATAACACGGTAAAACGCGATCGAGACCCCTCCGCCCACGCCGAAATTAACGCCATTCGACTTTTAGCCAAAAAGCTCAACAGCACTTCCCTGGAAGGCTACACCTTATACACCACCTGCGAACCTTGCCCAATGTGTGCCACAGCTTGCGTTTGGGCTGGGATTTCCGAAATTGTCATTGGCGCTTCGATCGAGGATTTAATCGATTTAGGCGTTTCCCAAATAAACCTAAGTTGCGAAGAAATTATTGCTAAAAGTTTTCGCAATATCAAAGTTACTAAAGGTCTATTAAAATCCGATTGCCTATCATTATTTAAGTAA
- a CDS encoding F0F1 ATP synthase subunit epsilon, whose protein sequence is MKLKVLLPTEVLLDEAVVKVNAEAKNGCFCLLPHHINFVTALVPGILSFVSIDGQETFLAVDEGILIKSGAEVFVSTRNAVRSKDLKQLQQTIEKRFRLLDEQEKNARLALTKLEANIVRQFVERRKYGQP, encoded by the coding sequence ATGAAATTAAAGGTTTTGTTACCCACAGAAGTTTTGTTAGACGAAGCCGTTGTGAAAGTGAATGCGGAAGCAAAAAACGGTTGCTTTTGTCTTTTACCTCATCACATTAATTTTGTGACAGCATTAGTTCCGGGGATTTTATCTTTTGTATCGATCGATGGACAGGAAACATTTTTGGCAGTTGATGAAGGAATTTTAATCAAATCCGGTGCAGAAGTGTTTGTTTCTACCAGAAACGCAGTTCGGAGTAAGGATCTGAAACAACTGCAACAAACTATTGAAAAACGGTTTCGGCTACTTGATGAACAGGAAAAAAATGCCCGTTTAGCCTTAACAAAATTAGAAGCCAATATCGTGCGCCAATTTGTTGAGCGGAGGAAGTATGGACAACCATAA
- a CDS encoding F0F1 ATP synthase subunit gamma — protein sequence MPSLEALKQQIESTQDLRSVVKTMKTLAAASIRQYERAVESLANYNRTIEMGLQVLLQEQSMLNELPVSFNQRLGAIVFGTDQGLCGSFNEQIAKYAIEQLNQVSERSSERSIITMGSRVIPPLETAGLEIAQSFSMPTTLAGITAMVQVLLLQIEAWRSQQQIERVLLFYQQPHSNTAHAPCTVNLLPIDRQWLENLRKQTWSTRVLPIFTMEWSHLFAELIRHYLFVSLYRAFAESLASENASRLISMQVAEQNIEERLEAFNAAFQQQRQSIITEEILEILSGFEVLTQSDSRTIFQ from the coding sequence ATGCCATCCCTTGAAGCCCTCAAACAACAAATCGAAAGTACCCAAGATCTGCGATCGGTTGTCAAGACGATGAAGACTCTCGCAGCAGCTAGCATTCGGCAGTATGAACGGGCTGTTGAGTCTTTGGCTAATTACAATCGCACTATTGAAATGGGATTACAAGTTCTGTTGCAAGAACAGTCTATGTTGAATGAGTTGCCAGTTTCATTTAATCAGCGTTTGGGTGCGATTGTTTTTGGTACAGATCAGGGATTATGCGGTTCGTTTAACGAACAGATTGCTAAATATGCGATCGAGCAACTGAATCAGGTTTCTGAACGATCGAGCGAGCGATCGATAATTACTATGGGTAGTCGCGTCATTCCGCCTCTAGAAACTGCTGGGTTAGAAATCGCACAGAGTTTTTCTATGCCGACTACGCTGGCTGGAATTACCGCAATGGTGCAAGTATTATTGCTGCAAATTGAAGCTTGGCGATCGCAACAACAAATTGAGCGTGTCCTTCTGTTTTACCAGCAACCCCACTCTAATACTGCCCATGCTCCTTGTACGGTGAACTTACTACCGATCGATCGGCAATGGTTGGAAAATTTAAGAAAACAAACTTGGTCTACTCGTGTTCTCCCAATATTTACGATGGAATGGAGCCACTTATTTGCTGAACTGATCCGCCACTATCTCTTCGTTTCCCTTTACCGAGCTTTTGCAGAATCTTTAGCCAGCGAGAATGCCAGCCGTTTGATTTCAATGCAAGTTGCCGAACAAAATATTGAAGAGCGTCTAGAAGCTTTTAATGCAGCTTTTCAACAACAACGCCAATCTATCATCACTGAAGAAATTCTCGAAATTTTGTCGGGTTTTGAAGTATTAACTCAGTCAGATTCTAGAACAATATTCCAGTAA
- a CDS encoding AtpZ/AtpI family protein, whose amino-acid sequence MDNHKSPDPNHRKPWRDFIRKVAGKQSRKIRARQGKSESIWFGLGLLGVLGWSVVLPTLLGLALGIWIDRQYPSRFSWTLMLMVGGLMLGCWNAWHWVTREQAQIDRATNKSTEESDRE is encoded by the coding sequence ATGGACAACCATAAATCGCCCGACCCCAACCACCGAAAACCTTGGAGAGATTTTATCCGCAAAGTGGCTGGGAAACAAAGCCGAAAAATTAGGGCAAGACAGGGAAAAAGTGAAAGTATTTGGTTTGGCTTAGGTTTGCTGGGGGTGCTGGGATGGTCTGTGGTACTTCCTACTTTATTAGGTTTGGCGTTGGGGATTTGGATCGATCGACAATACCCCAGCCGTTTTTCTTGGACTTTGATGTTAATGGTGGGGGGTTTGATGTTGGGGTGCTGGAATGCTTGGCATTGGGTAACGAGAGAACAAGCACAGATCGATCGCGCAACCAACAAATCTACTGAGGAGTCCGATCGTGAATGA
- a CDS encoding F0F1 ATP synthase subunit A produces the protein MDITPDQIIIWRSSFITLNATILYTWLVMAFLICGSWWVTQRLSTTPQMSRWQNFLEALIVGIRDQIQEASGQNPEPYLPFVGTLFLFIATANLLIIIPGYHPPTGSISTTAALAICVFFAVPIYGIRQEGIFRYFQHYLQPSPFMLPFHIIGELSRTLALAIRLFGNVMSDGLIAAILLSIAPLFFPIIMQMLGLLTGLIQAYIFAILAIVYIASATQAHGN, from the coding sequence ATGGATATTACACCTGACCAAATCATTATCTGGCGATCGAGTTTTATCACCTTGAATGCCACAATTTTATATACCTGGTTAGTAATGGCATTCCTAATTTGCGGTTCTTGGTGGGTGACGCAAAGACTTTCAACCACGCCCCAAATGTCGCGGTGGCAAAATTTTCTGGAAGCTTTGATTGTTGGCATCCGCGATCAAATACAAGAGGCAAGCGGACAAAATCCAGAACCATATTTACCATTTGTTGGGACGTTATTTCTGTTTATTGCTACTGCTAATCTGCTGATAATTATCCCAGGTTATCATCCTCCAACTGGGTCTATTTCTACTACTGCTGCACTAGCAATTTGTGTATTTTTTGCCGTTCCCATTTATGGCATTCGTCAAGAAGGAATCTTTCGCTACTTCCAACATTATTTACAACCTTCTCCTTTTATGCTGCCCTTTCACATTATTGGGGAATTATCGCGGACGCTGGCGCTGGCAATTCGACTATTTGGTAATGTGATGAGTGACGGATTGATTGCGGCAATTCTACTTTCGATCGCCCCTTTATTTTTCCCAATTATTATGCAGATGTTGGGGTTATTAACGGGATTAATTCAAGCTTATATTTTTGCGATTCTTGCCATTGTTTATATTGCTTCGGCGACACAGGCACATGGTAATTAA
- the hypA gene encoding hydrogenase maturation nickel metallochaperone HypA: MHETDMTKALIVTVRKWWSEQPEKPQISCVHLTVGKFTCVEPVSLQFAFEVQTRGTFLEGAKLVIQETPLIAFCHHCQQEYSPEIGIQYACPICRSPMEDIRSGRELKIDRVEYSSDSVESNYAPNI, translated from the coding sequence ATGCACGAAACAGATATGACTAAGGCGTTAATTGTGACTGTGCGGAAATGGTGGTCAGAACAACCGGAAAAACCCCAAATTTCCTGCGTTCATCTCACGGTTGGCAAGTTTACTTGTGTGGAACCTGTGAGTTTACAATTCGCTTTTGAAGTTCAGACTCGCGGAACTTTTTTAGAAGGAGCAAAATTAGTTATTCAAGAAACTCCTTTAATTGCTTTTTGTCATCATTGCCAACAAGAATATAGCCCAGAAATTGGGATTCAATATGCTTGCCCGATTTGTCGATCGCCAATGGAAGACATTCGATCGGGCCGAGAGTTAAAGATCGATCGAGTTGAATATAGTTCTGATTCTGTGGAAAGTAATTATGCACCAAACATTTGA
- a CDS encoding alternate F1F0 ATPase, F1 subunit alpha produces MANQANQTLQGILENPFAPLEQVLTAYKPELHIQEVGIVKFIGHDIARVDGLPGVESAEVVRFPGGLLGLVFNLDPEEVGIILLDKSEHLKAGCEVQRTGRVLNVPVGRAMLGRVVNPLGRPLDGRGPVRTTQRRPAERDAPGIMQRAPVTVPLQTGLKVVDALIPIGRGQRELILGDRQTGKSSIALDTILNQKHQDVICVYCAIGQRSSSVAKLIADLNYHQAMDYSLIVVATGDEPPGLQFIAPYTATTMAEYFMEQGNDVLIVYDDLTCHARAYRELSLLLRRPPGREAFPGDIFYIHSRLLERSTHLNAAHGGGSLTALPIVETEAQNMSAYIPTNLISITDGQIYLSPNLFQKGVLPAVDVGKSVSRVGGKTQLPAYQAVAGDLRLSYSQFEELEVFSRFGTRLDETTRQTLERGRRVREVLKQHQYVPQPVTEQIAILLAVTEGLLDNVPLEEMGTAESAIRTAVSTQLSDVNSRILAGENLSESDRQILVNTMKSALHFGENNLNAIP; encoded by the coding sequence ATGGCGAACCAAGCTAATCAAACTTTGCAAGGAATATTAGAAAATCCCTTTGCTCCATTAGAACAAGTCTTGACAGCCTACAAACCAGAATTACATATTCAAGAAGTAGGAATTGTCAAGTTTATCGGTCATGATATTGCCCGTGTGGATGGATTACCTGGAGTAGAGTCAGCGGAAGTGGTGCGCTTTCCCGGAGGATTGCTAGGTTTGGTATTCAACTTAGATCCCGAAGAAGTGGGCATTATTCTGCTGGATAAAAGCGAACATCTCAAAGCTGGATGTGAGGTACAGCGCACGGGGCGAGTCTTGAATGTCCCTGTGGGTAGAGCGATGCTGGGTCGGGTGGTGAATCCTTTGGGTCGTCCTTTAGATGGGCGTGGGCCCGTTCGGACTACACAACGGCGACCCGCAGAACGCGATGCTCCAGGGATTATGCAACGTGCTCCCGTTACTGTACCGCTGCAAACTGGACTCAAGGTGGTGGATGCTTTGATTCCTATTGGTCGGGGACAGCGAGAACTGATTTTAGGCGATCGCCAAACTGGTAAAAGTTCGATCGCTCTGGACACGATTTTGAACCAAAAACATCAAGATGTGATTTGTGTTTATTGTGCGATCGGACAACGCAGTTCATCAGTCGCTAAGTTGATCGCCGATCTCAACTATCACCAAGCAATGGATTATTCCCTAATCGTTGTGGCTACAGGCGATGAACCCCCTGGACTGCAATTTATTGCTCCCTACACAGCAACCACAATGGCTGAGTATTTTATGGAGCAAGGAAACGATGTTTTGATTGTGTACGACGACCTTACCTGCCATGCTCGTGCTTATCGAGAGCTTTCTCTGTTGCTCCGCCGTCCTCCGGGTCGAGAAGCTTTCCCTGGTGATATTTTTTACATTCATTCTCGCTTGTTGGAACGTTCTACCCATCTGAATGCGGCTCATGGTGGGGGCTCTTTAACCGCCCTACCTATTGTGGAAACTGAAGCCCAGAATATGTCGGCTTACATTCCGACTAATTTGATCTCGATTACCGATGGGCAAATTTATCTTTCGCCTAATTTATTCCAGAAAGGGGTATTACCTGCTGTTGATGTGGGTAAATCTGTCTCGCGGGTAGGTGGCAAAACTCAGTTACCTGCTTATCAAGCTGTGGCTGGCGATTTGCGCTTGTCGTACTCGCAGTTTGAAGAATTGGAAGTTTTCTCTCGCTTTGGTACGCGACTTGATGAAACTACAAGGCAAACTTTAGAACGAGGACGAAGGGTGCGAGAAGTACTCAAACAACATCAGTATGTACCGCAACCCGTTACCGAACAAATTGCTATCTTGTTAGCGGTGACGGAGGGTTTACTGGATAATGTCCCCTTGGAAGAAATGGGAACAGCAGAATCCGCTATCCGCACGGCAGTTTCAACACAGTTGTCGGATGTCAATAGTCGCATTTTGGCGGGAGAAAATCTGAGCGAGAGCGATCGTCAAATTTTGGTTAATACGATGAAATCAGCCCTTCATTTTGGGGAGAATAACCTGAATGCCATCCCTTGA
- a CDS encoding ATP-grasp domain-containing protein — translation MINWILEDGVFGCSMTPLANEIENQGHNIKIVDYTRGITDYQHFFPKTECIIFYGSLYIAQQILSSNLSWTPGIIGTIENYCCTAYYPHLKPWLLNADGYTLPLSELSSAALNLKECKRLFIRPNSPLKPFPGGLYSFEELTDLNSFMKRHYLEDPNILVVVAPEKSIEGEWRAIISQGQILCASQYRQFGKPYYQSGMPEVVQRIAEAVAQQQWQPDPIWVLDLCVSDNLAYVLEINFLSCSALYKCDLNSVIKEASNIAWKKWIERN, via the coding sequence ATGATTAACTGGATTCTAGAAGATGGTGTCTTTGGCTGTTCGATGACTCCACTGGCAAATGAAATCGAAAACCAAGGACACAATATCAAAATCGTTGACTACACCAGAGGCATCACAGACTATCAACATTTTTTTCCCAAAACAGAGTGCATCATCTTTTATGGCTCTCTCTATATTGCTCAACAGATTCTCAGCAGCAATTTGTCTTGGACACCGGGAATTATCGGAACCATTGAAAATTACTGTTGCACAGCCTACTATCCTCATCTTAAACCTTGGCTGTTGAATGCTGACGGTTATACTCTGCCCCTGTCGGAGTTGTCTTCCGCCGCCCTTAACCTTAAGGAGTGCAAACGCTTATTTATCCGTCCCAACAGTCCGCTTAAACCTTTTCCAGGTGGGCTTTATTCTTTTGAAGAATTAACTGATTTAAACAGTTTTATGAAGCGCCACTATCTCGAAGATCCAAACATATTGGTAGTTGTTGCACCAGAAAAATCGATCGAAGGGGAGTGGCGAGCAATTATTTCCCAAGGACAAATCTTGTGTGCTTCTCAATATCGGCAGTTTGGGAAACCTTACTATCAATCTGGAATGCCTGAAGTTGTGCAAAGAATAGCCGAAGCAGTAGCACAACAACAATGGCAACCTGACCCAATTTGGGTTTTAGATCTCTGTGTCTCTGATAATTTAGCTTACGTTCTAGAGATTAATTTTCTATCGTGTTCAGCCTTGTATAAATGTGATTTGAACTCAGTTATTAAAGAAGCATCAAACATTGCCTGGAAAAAGTGGATTGAGAGAAACTAA
- a CDS encoding F0F1 ATP synthase subunit C, which produces MDNISLIGMVSILAAGLTIAIGSIAPALGEGRAIAQALMSLAQQPDEANTITRTLFVGLAFIESVAIYCFVVSLILVFANPFWNYIIMKAGG; this is translated from the coding sequence ATGGACAACATTAGTTTGATCGGTATGGTTTCGATCCTCGCTGCTGGGTTGACTATTGCGATCGGATCTATTGCTCCGGCGCTTGGTGAAGGACGAGCGATCGCGCAAGCGTTAATGTCTCTAGCTCAACAACCCGATGAAGCAAATACAATTACCCGCACATTATTTGTGGGATTAGCATTTATTGAATCGGTGGCGATTTACTGTTTTGTTGTGTCGTTAATTTTGGTTTTTGCCAATCCGTTCTGGAATTACATAATAATGAAAGCAGGGGGTTGA
- a CDS encoding YbaY family lipoprotein yields MKTIGSVLAIALSTAALINSTTAIAQSPTTATQFSSVSGTVTYRQRIALPPNALVQVQLQDTSKQDTAAVVIGEQIIPTQGRQVPFPFEINYNSNTINPRNTYTVQARIFVDNKLSFINTNSYPVITNGNPNKVEIVVNQVGSSRQPR; encoded by the coding sequence ATGAAAACTATTGGTTCAGTTTTAGCGATCGCCCTCAGTACCGCTGCCTTAATTAATAGCACAACTGCGATCGCCCAAAGTCCCACCACAGCAACTCAATTTTCCAGCGTCAGCGGTACAGTAACATATCGGCAAAGAATCGCCTTACCACCAAACGCTTTAGTGCAAGTGCAACTCCAAGACACATCAAAACAAGACACCGCCGCAGTGGTAATTGGCGAACAAATTATTCCTACTCAAGGTCGTCAAGTTCCCTTCCCCTTTGAAATTAACTACAATTCAAACACCATTAACCCAAGAAACACATATACAGTTCAAGCCCGCATTTTTGTTGATAATAAACTAAGTTTCATTAACACAAATTCCTATCCAGTAATTACTAATGGCAATCCAAATAAAGTGGAAATAGTTGTCAATCAAGTTGGCAGTTCTCGTCAACCTAGATGA
- the hypB gene encoding hydrogenase nickel incorporation protein HypB, translating into MHQTFDAALGINLLHANQEGADHNREHFDEWGITCFNVMSSPGAGKTALLEKTLAVLTNEYKIAVIEGDMTTELDADRLRKYNVPVIAINTGRSCHLDSKMVSGGIHRLANEYNPKEFDLVLVENVGNLVCPAEFEVGEHAKVALLSITEGEDKPLKYPVMFQEADCLLITKMDLAPHLDVDVNQIVENVRQMNPHVTIIPVSAKTGEGLDIWFDWVRFQLNKSAKPQLSVVH; encoded by the coding sequence ATGCACCAAACATTTGACGCTGCTTTAGGTATTAATTTGCTCCATGCTAATCAAGAAGGGGCTGACCACAACCGCGAACATTTTGATGAGTGGGGAATTACTTGTTTTAATGTGATGAGTAGTCCCGGTGCTGGGAAAACTGCTTTGCTAGAAAAAACTCTAGCTGTATTAACAAATGAGTATAAAATTGCGGTGATTGAAGGTGATATGACAACGGAATTAGATGCCGATCGCCTCCGCAAATATAACGTTCCAGTAATTGCTATTAACACAGGTCGTTCCTGTCATTTGGATTCTAAAATGGTTTCCGGTGGAATTCATCGTTTAGCAAATGAATACAACCCTAAAGAATTTGATTTGGTGTTAGTCGAAAACGTGGGAAATTTGGTTTGTCCGGCAGAATTTGAAGTTGGGGAACACGCCAAAGTTGCTTTATTAAGTATCACTGAAGGAGAAGATAAACCTTTGAAATATCCGGTGATGTTTCAAGAAGCAGATTGTTTGTTAATTACTAAAATGGACTTAGCACCCCATTTAGATGTTGATGTTAATCAAATTGTAGAAAATGTCCGCCAAATGAATCCCCATGTAACGATAATTCCGGTTTCTGCCAAAACAGGAGAGGGATTAGATATTTGGTTTGATTGGGTACGTTTTCAGTTAAATAAATCTGCCAAACCGCAATTATCAGTTGTTCATTAA
- a CDS encoding ATP synthase subunit I, translating into MNDLILFLLALATGIGLGLLYFGGLWLTVRQLPKTPYPLLLTISSFVGRISISLLGFYFILTSKHSDWVILHLLACLLMVFWIRNLLLQQLQSHPRRIRAIRE; encoded by the coding sequence GTGAATGATTTAATTCTTTTTTTACTAGCATTAGCAACTGGCATCGGATTGGGATTGCTCTATTTTGGTGGATTGTGGTTAACCGTGCGCCAACTGCCGAAAACTCCCTATCCACTCCTATTAACTATTAGTAGTTTTGTAGGGCGAATTAGTATTAGTTTGTTAGGTTTTTATTTCATTCTTACCAGCAAGCATAGTGATTGGGTAATTCTACATCTCTTGGCTTGTTTATTGATGGTTTTCTGGATCAGAAATCTTTTATTACAACAGTTGCAATCCCATCCCAGGAGAATTAGGGCAATTAGGGAATAA
- the atpD gene encoding F0F1 ATP synthase subunit beta, which produces MNNCEDINLNNTGTVVSVRGSIVDALFPQHLPKLYSQLTTGKNGEVAIEVVAHLNAKLVRGIALMPTDGLARGSQVIDTHHSLQVPVGNQLLGRMFNVFGQTIDGKESLAKEEMQWRSIHANPVSLVQRATSSEILKTGIKAIDVLAPLERGGKAGLLGGAGVGKTVLIAEMIHNMVTQHGGVSIFCGIGERCREAEELYREMEETGVLQNTVMVFGQMNEPPGARFRVGHAALTMAEYFRDNAKQDVLLLIDNIFRFIQAGAEVSGVMGQLPSRVGYQPTLATELAELEERICSTVTGAITSIQAVYVPADDFTDPAAVHTFSHLSASIVLSRKRATEGFYPAVDLLQSSSKMLLPHIVGERHYRIAREIRQTLAIYEDLKDIIAMLGLEELSPIDRNIVYRARRLERFLTQPFFSTEQFTGHKGKFVSLEAALEGCDRILHDEFSDFPEQSLYLIGTIDEVRKP; this is translated from the coding sequence ATGAATAACTGTGAAGACATTAACCTCAACAACACAGGCACCGTAGTTTCAGTGAGGGGAAGTATTGTCGATGCCCTGTTTCCGCAACATCTTCCCAAACTCTATAGCCAACTGACTACGGGAAAGAATGGGGAAGTAGCGATCGAAGTTGTCGCCCATCTCAATGCCAAGCTCGTCCGAGGGATTGCCCTCATGCCCACCGATGGACTAGCTAGAGGTTCACAAGTCATCGACACCCATCACTCGTTACAAGTTCCAGTAGGCAATCAACTCCTGGGACGAATGTTTAATGTCTTTGGTCAGACTATTGACGGCAAAGAATCTTTGGCAAAGGAAGAAATGCAATGGCGGTCGATTCACGCCAATCCAGTTTCTCTGGTACAACGAGCCACTAGTTCCGAAATTCTCAAAACGGGCATAAAAGCAATTGATGTTTTAGCCCCGCTGGAACGAGGCGGAAAAGCTGGATTGTTAGGCGGTGCGGGAGTGGGAAAAACCGTTTTGATTGCGGAAATGATTCACAACATGGTGACTCAACATGGTGGTGTGAGTATCTTTTGTGGGATTGGGGAACGCTGTCGGGAAGCTGAAGAACTTTATCGGGAAATGGAAGAAACTGGGGTTTTGCAAAATACGGTGATGGTGTTTGGGCAGATGAACGAACCTCCCGGCGCTCGCTTTCGTGTCGGACACGCAGCACTGACGATGGCAGAGTATTTTCGGGACAATGCCAAGCAAGACGTACTCCTGCTCATTGATAATATCTTTCGCTTTATCCAGGCGGGGGCAGAGGTGTCTGGGGTGATGGGACAGTTGCCTTCCCGTGTCGGCTATCAACCAACTTTGGCAACCGAGTTAGCCGAACTGGAAGAACGCATCTGTAGCACAGTTACGGGGGCGATTACCTCTATTCAAGCGGTTTATGTTCCCGCAGATGATTTTACCGATCCAGCCGCCGTTCATACATTTTCTCATCTGTCTGCCTCGATCGTGCTATCTCGGAAACGAGCTACTGAGGGCTTTTATCCAGCTGTTGATTTGCTGCAATCGAGTTCTAAGATGTTGTTGCCGCATATTGTGGGAGAAAGACATTATCGGATTGCGCGGGAAATTCGCCAAACTTTGGCAATTTATGAAGATTTGAAAGATATTATCGCTATGTTGGGGTTAGAAGAATTGTCCCCGATCGATCGCAATATTGTTTATCGGGCGCGGCGATTGGAACGCTTTTTAACTCAACCGTTTTTCTCGACCGAACAATTTACGGGGCATAAAGGAAAATTTGTCAGTTTGGAAGCGGCTTTAGAAGGATGCGATCGCATTTTACATGACGAATTTTCCGATTTTCCCGAACAATCCCTCTACTTGATTGGCACGATTGATGAGGTAAGAAAGCCATGA
- the msrA gene encoding peptide-methionine (S)-S-oxide reductase MsrA, whose product MGLFGFGKKLSLPTPDQALPGRKEQMAVPARHFVNGNPLKPPFPEGMEIAIFGLGCFWGAERKFWQQKGVFTTAVGYAAGTTPNPTYQEVCTGMTGHNEVVLVVFDPKVISYETLLKVFWESHNPTQGMRQGNDVGTQYRSGIYVYSATQKQLAEASKAAYQKALETAGYGNITTEILDAPEFYYAEAYHQQYLAKNPNGYCGLGGTKVCFPETTTA is encoded by the coding sequence ATGGGATTATTCGGTTTCGGCAAAAAACTTAGCTTACCGACTCCAGATCAAGCATTACCTGGACGTAAAGAACAAATGGCTGTACCTGCACGTCATTTTGTGAATGGAAATCCTCTAAAACCTCCCTTTCCCGAAGGAATGGAAATAGCAATATTTGGTCTGGGATGTTTTTGGGGTGCAGAACGCAAATTTTGGCAACAAAAAGGTGTATTTACCACAGCAGTTGGTTATGCAGCTGGTACAACTCCTAACCCTACTTATCAAGAAGTTTGCACCGGAATGACGGGTCATAATGAAGTTGTCTTAGTTGTATTTGACCCCAAAGTAATTAGTTACGAAACACTTCTCAAAGTATTTTGGGAAAGTCACAATCCAACTCAAGGAATGCGTCAAGGTAACGACGTTGGAACTCAATATCGTTCAGGAATTTATGTTTATTCTGCAACTCAAAAGCAGTTAGCAGAAGCTTCCAAAGCAGCGTATCAAAAAGCACTGGAAACTGCTGGTTATGGAAATATTACTACCGAAATTCTGGATGCGCCAGAATTTTATTATGCAGAAGCATATCACCAACAATACCTTGCTAAAAATCCCAATGGCTATTGTGGTTTAGGTGGGACAAAAGTTTGCTTCCCAGAAACTACAACAGCGTAA